The Acidicapsa acidisoli genome contains a region encoding:
- a CDS encoding FliH/SctL family protein, producing MKWLPERIGTWEGWTLEGAQTNTRAIELEIESFRYSNSAWTQKLSQWSDSLPMEFPDAGSAFDGYRDQTTDVLSGAESDSVGSGGSVPGDSKSMGEAASAVVSDSEFKQFSEEALAEEIERAEERGRIQGIQIGLAQGREAASGELKKERERLTAQAGALLASFSEARDSCLHQLEQEAVRLALAIAARILRREAQTDPLLLIGAVRVALGQLSDSTAVRVKVPAQDQAMWEESLMLMPGLAIRPKVIGDATMELGECRMETEIGSADLGLWAQLKTIEKGFFYRLGDPFGAGGSDAEASAPESLADRTFAPRESGN from the coding sequence GTGAAATGGTTGCCGGAAAGGATCGGAACCTGGGAAGGATGGACCTTGGAAGGCGCGCAGACAAATACGCGGGCGATAGAGCTGGAGATTGAATCTTTCCGCTACTCCAATTCAGCGTGGACCCAGAAGCTGAGTCAGTGGAGCGACTCGCTCCCTATGGAGTTTCCGGACGCCGGATCGGCTTTCGATGGTTACCGGGATCAAACGACCGATGTTCTTTCAGGAGCGGAATCGGATTCCGTTGGTTCCGGCGGATCGGTTCCCGGCGATTCAAAATCGATGGGAGAGGCAGCTTCGGCGGTTGTGAGCGACAGTGAGTTCAAGCAATTCTCAGAGGAGGCGCTCGCTGAGGAGATCGAACGGGCCGAAGAGCGGGGACGAATTCAGGGAATCCAGATTGGACTGGCTCAGGGCCGGGAAGCGGCTTCCGGTGAATTGAAGAAAGAGCGGGAGCGTCTGACGGCCCAGGCTGGGGCGCTGCTGGCGAGTTTTTCTGAGGCTCGCGACAGTTGTCTCCACCAACTGGAGCAGGAGGCGGTGCGGCTGGCGCTGGCGATTGCGGCGCGTATTCTTCGCCGCGAGGCGCAGACAGATCCGTTGTTGTTGATTGGAGCAGTCCGTGTGGCATTGGGGCAGTTGTCGGACTCAACCGCGGTACGGGTCAAGGTTCCGGCCCAGGATCAGGCGATGTGGGAAGAATCGCTCATGCTGATGCCGGGTTTGGCGATTCGGCCCAAGGTAATCGGCGATGCGACGATGGAGTTGGGAGAGTGCCGGATGGAAACGGAGATCGGCTCGGCTGATCTGGGCCTGTGGGCTCAGTTGAAGACGATTGAGAAAGGTTTCTTCTATCGGCTTGGTGACCCATTTGGGGCGGGCGGGAGTGATGCGGAAGCATCCGCGCCGGAATCTCTGGCAGACAGGACATTTGCGCCTCGGGAAAGTGGGAACTGA
- the fliG gene encoding flagellar motor switch protein FliG, whose amino-acid sequence MAEFGQDAAPQRRLTAQMNGVRKAAILMVAVGEDIAKEILRSLPEMDVQRITEELADLRSVPPEVSSAVLEEFWELLETQHVMMHGGLDFASRLLHDTFGKQRAEDLLMLVRRAQEASQGNLGKLQKTDPQQLGKLLDSEHPQTIALVLAHLDPKRASQVFDNLSEDHKVVSIKRLAEMRQFSPEMAQKVALVLHRRLENVGDSKRKSYSGFRAVADLLNRVNPEESKRILESIESAQPELALNIRNLMFTFEDLVTVPAVSIREIVSGVDKRQLALALRGANEELKAQVFKVMSSRAVEMLKEDMEVMGPVRSREVAAAQQEILNLARRLESEGKVILKMETGDEMLA is encoded by the coding sequence TTGGCCGAGTTTGGACAGGATGCAGCGCCGCAGCGGAGGCTGACTGCGCAGATGAACGGAGTGCGCAAGGCGGCGATACTGATGGTCGCTGTTGGCGAGGACATCGCCAAAGAAATTCTTCGTTCTCTTCCGGAGATGGATGTGCAGCGGATTACGGAAGAACTGGCCGATCTCAGGTCTGTTCCGCCGGAGGTTTCGAGCGCCGTTCTGGAAGAGTTCTGGGAACTGCTTGAGACTCAGCACGTGATGATGCACGGCGGGCTGGATTTTGCTTCGCGTCTTCTGCACGACACCTTCGGCAAGCAGCGCGCAGAGGATCTGCTGATGCTGGTGCGGCGCGCTCAGGAAGCCAGCCAGGGCAATCTTGGCAAATTGCAGAAGACCGATCCGCAGCAGTTGGGCAAGTTGCTGGATTCGGAACATCCGCAGACCATTGCGCTGGTGCTGGCTCATCTCGACCCGAAACGTGCCTCGCAGGTTTTTGACAATCTCAGCGAGGATCATAAGGTGGTCTCGATCAAGCGGCTGGCCGAGATGCGCCAGTTTTCGCCGGAAATGGCGCAGAAGGTTGCGCTGGTCCTGCATCGGCGGCTGGAGAACGTGGGAGATTCCAAACGGAAGAGCTATTCGGGTTTCCGGGCGGTGGCCGATCTGTTGAATCGGGTCAATCCGGAAGAGTCCAAGAGAATTCTGGAATCGATCGAGAGCGCGCAGCCTGAACTGGCTCTTAACATTCGCAATCTGATGTTCACCTTTGAGGACCTTGTCACAGTTCCGGCTGTGAGCATTCGGGAGATAGTCTCCGGTGTCGACAAGCGGCAGCTTGCGCTGGCCTTACGCGGAGCCAACGAGGAACTGAAGGCGCAGGTCTTCAAGGTCATGAGCTCCCGAGCCGTGGAAATGCTGAAGGAAGATATGGAGGTCATGGGCCCGGTTCGTTCGCGCGAAGTTGCCGCGGCGCAACAGGAGATTCTTAACCTGGCGCGCCGTCTTGAATCCGAGGGGAAGGTGATTCTCAAGATGGAGACCGGGGACGAGATGCTGGCGTAG
- the fliF gene encoding flagellar basal-body MS-ring/collar protein FliF has translation MAAGAQLDKKSPTPGIPEPVGAQGALGVFGDYWSKGAAQWALLPPRQRNWALIGAALILATISGMAWYGTRTDWRTLYAGLDPEDSRQMAQVLTQAQIPFDLAANGTAIRVPAPQLDKARLATASKGGPRSGRMGFELFDKPNWVGSEFDEQVNYQRALEGELEHTVATLADVQSARVHLVMPHESLFRDQERPAKAAVVLTLRHRTLADGEDEAIRNLVASAVDGLSPAQVSLIDASGHLPLGPKTGEAIRLGMEEGLEAKLVETLEPVTGQGNVRASVTVDYDPTSTDVTEESYDPAKVVTLSMQRTEQTTSPQQVPVGVPGTASNAPNSQALPVYPQQVTPPQSAKTESGTYGASKTVRHVTQEPGHIRRLTAAIVVNDRMEAAAGDPNGKNPSWKPRSAEELRMLTSLAQAAVGFDGSRGDIVTVQDMSFDENRNAASPSLLSRALAMIERSPVLVKFATLLVGLVLLITLAIRPALKHARESALPAGKQPVLAAPPAQPEGLLTPEQASLDSERQRVQRVFDQVTETLKRDPAQSSRLLQSWIHSD, from the coding sequence ATGGCAGCTGGAGCACAGTTAGATAAGAAATCGCCGACTCCGGGGATTCCAGAGCCGGTCGGAGCGCAGGGTGCGCTCGGAGTCTTCGGGGATTACTGGAGCAAAGGTGCAGCGCAATGGGCGCTGTTGCCGCCTCGGCAGCGCAATTGGGCTTTGATCGGAGCAGCCCTCATCCTGGCAACGATCTCTGGTATGGCCTGGTACGGCACTCGAACGGATTGGCGAACGCTGTATGCCGGTCTCGATCCGGAGGATTCGCGGCAGATGGCGCAGGTTCTTACCCAGGCGCAGATACCATTCGATCTGGCGGCCAACGGAACGGCGATTCGAGTTCCCGCTCCGCAGCTGGACAAGGCGCGTCTTGCGACCGCGTCCAAGGGCGGACCGCGCAGCGGACGGATGGGGTTTGAGCTCTTCGATAAGCCCAACTGGGTCGGATCGGAGTTCGACGAACAGGTGAACTACCAGCGAGCGCTGGAGGGCGAACTGGAGCATACGGTCGCTACGCTGGCCGATGTACAGTCGGCGCGCGTGCATCTGGTGATGCCGCATGAATCGCTCTTTCGCGACCAAGAGCGACCCGCCAAAGCGGCGGTCGTGTTGACGCTGCGTCATCGTACGCTGGCGGATGGCGAAGATGAAGCGATTCGCAACCTCGTGGCGTCGGCCGTCGATGGGTTGTCTCCGGCGCAGGTGTCTCTGATCGATGCGAGCGGTCATCTGCCGCTGGGTCCGAAGACCGGCGAGGCGATCCGGCTGGGGATGGAAGAAGGTTTGGAAGCGAAGCTGGTCGAAACCCTCGAACCGGTAACCGGACAGGGAAATGTGCGCGCATCTGTAACGGTGGATTATGATCCTACATCCACGGACGTCACGGAAGAGAGTTACGACCCCGCCAAGGTGGTTACGCTTTCCATGCAACGCACCGAGCAGACGACCTCTCCTCAACAAGTGCCGGTGGGGGTTCCGGGAACGGCGAGCAATGCCCCCAACTCTCAGGCTCTTCCGGTCTATCCACAGCAGGTGACGCCGCCGCAGAGCGCCAAAACCGAGAGTGGAACGTATGGAGCGTCGAAGACCGTTCGGCATGTGACGCAGGAGCCGGGACACATTCGCCGTCTGACGGCAGCCATCGTGGTCAACGACCGCATGGAAGCCGCAGCCGGAGATCCGAACGGCAAGAATCCCAGTTGGAAGCCACGCAGCGCTGAAGAGTTGCGGATGCTGACTTCACTGGCTCAGGCAGCGGTCGGATTTGACGGGAGCCGGGGCGATATTGTGACGGTGCAGGATATGAGCTTCGACGAGAACCGCAATGCTGCATCTCCGTCACTTTTGAGCAGGGCATTGGCGATGATCGAACGATCGCCTGTTCTCGTGAAGTTTGCGACTTTGCTGGTGGGATTGGTACTGCTGATCACGCTTGCCATCCGGCCGGCGCTGAAACATGCCAGGGAGTCGGCACTCCCCGCAGGCAAACAGCCGGTTCTTGCCGCGCCGCCCGCCCAACCGGAGGGTCTGCTTACCCCGGAACAGGCATCGTTGGATTCGGAACGGCAACGCGTGCAACGCGTCTTCGATCAGGTCACGGAAACGTTGAAGCGCGATCCGGCACAGAGCTCCCGATTGCTGCAGAGTTGGATTCACTCCGACTAA
- the fliE gene encoding flagellar hook-basal body complex protein FliE, producing the protein MLPVTQTPVSLFGAPLEAGPANGVAFAPGITDLHGAVAGAPAPFADVFTDAMGQVEQLEKQAKTAIEGLMTGKGVDVHEAMIASQKAGMGFELVLSVRNKALAAYQQVMGMQF; encoded by the coding sequence ATGTTGCCAGTGACGCAGACTCCAGTTTCTCTCTTCGGTGCACCGCTCGAGGCCGGTCCGGCGAACGGTGTGGCATTCGCGCCCGGCATTACGGATTTACACGGCGCTGTTGCGGGCGCTCCGGCTCCCTTTGCCGACGTTTTCACCGACGCCATGGGGCAGGTGGAGCAGCTTGAGAAGCAGGCGAAGACGGCAATCGAAGGCCTGATGACGGGCAAGGGCGTGGATGTGCACGAGGCGATGATTGCATCGCAAAAGGCAGGGATGGGTTTTGAGCTGGTGCTCTCGGTGCGCAACAAGGCGCTGGCGGCCTACCAGCAGGTCATGGGAATGCAGTTCTAG
- the flgC gene encoding flagellar basal body rod protein FlgC codes for MNLFGMIDQSGSAMQAERMRAEVVAANMANAETTRTSAGTPYHRQHVVFAAGRGDPEFANQLDASMAAPGQGPFSGFAPGLPTGSLAGGNIAPGVHIAAVVQDTAPPLKRYDPSHPDADAEGYVSYPDINPLTEMVDLMGATRAYGLNASAVQAEKSMISSALDISK; via the coding sequence GTGAATCTCTTTGGAATGATCGATCAATCCGGATCGGCGATGCAGGCGGAGCGAATGCGCGCCGAAGTGGTGGCGGCCAACATGGCCAACGCGGAAACGACACGGACTTCTGCGGGCACGCCCTATCACCGCCAGCACGTGGTCTTTGCGGCTGGCAGAGGCGACCCGGAGTTTGCCAATCAGCTTGATGCGTCGATGGCTGCTCCGGGCCAGGGTCCCTTTTCCGGATTTGCGCCCGGGTTGCCTACGGGGTCGCTCGCTGGCGGCAATATCGCACCGGGAGTACACATTGCAGCGGTTGTGCAGGATACGGCGCCTCCGCTGAAGCGCTACGATCCCAGCCACCCAGACGCGGACGCTGAGGGATATGTCTCTTATCCGGATATCAACCCGCTTACCGAGATGGTCGACCTGATGGGAGCGACGCGGGCCTACGGCCTGAATGCTTCGGCAGTGCAGGCCGAGAAATCGATGATCAGTTCGGCCTTGGATATCTCCAAGTGA
- the flgB gene encoding flagellar basal body rod protein FlgB, which yields MQIATDLSDKIARYLDLNTRQIQLTSANMANIDTPGYRAVGMDFEGEMRQAMNAIDSDEALPEPQLIAEDGLIVRPDGNNVSMDREGLNLAEAQLRFKAGVALLKGQYNGIMDAIHADAK from the coding sequence ATGCAGATAGCTACGGATTTAAGCGACAAAATTGCCAGGTATCTGGACCTCAATACCCGTCAGATCCAGTTGACGTCCGCCAATATGGCAAATATCGATACTCCCGGCTATCGCGCTGTAGGGATGGACTTTGAGGGCGAGATGCGGCAGGCGATGAATGCTATCGACTCGGACGAGGCGCTTCCTGAGCCGCAGTTGATCGCCGAGGATGGCCTGATTGTGCGGCCGGATGGAAACAACGTCTCGATGGACCGGGAGGGCTTGAATCTGGCCGAGGCGCAGTTGCGGTTCAAGGCCGGAGTGGCGCTGCTCAAGGGGCAGTACAACGGGATCATGGACGCGATCCACGCGGACGCGAAATAG
- a CDS encoding sigma-54-dependent transcriptional regulator, whose protein sequence is MLHSVISSANSIVAPTAPLVSTRSRTKTVLIASADASLRARLRECLSGLRWQVLEAPGGAEAWLAAKTAMPQLDAMVIDPWLADLEVNEFLSEFHRENPLVDVMMTDGTPFQEGTRSPHRQELLYALRSLESDTASWQAAPELEERSDSIAQLFLARGQQRPQAFDSGLRNPVCMSASESPSRQSSNDKSTDLTRLAQSPQQGAGIPVSLAGGGVPAMIVARREAQTEPIPELIGSSAVMLDVSRRIRLVAARSTPVLIEGPTGTGKELVAEALHRLSTRSRKPFVAINCAAIPEALLEAELFGHTRGAFTGAVQGRIGRIESADGGTLFLDEIGEIPLALQSKLLRFFESGELQRIGDNERVKVDVRIVAATHQPMAELAQKGLFRADLYYRLAVFLIRTPALSEHMEDLPQLVGHFLERMGRKSPVKRIDPGAMSKLSGHPWPGNVRELEHVLERAAILAGDEPVISRDEIDFGLVPVN, encoded by the coding sequence ATGTTGCACAGTGTCATTTCGTCCGCAAATTCGATCGTTGCACCGACCGCTCCGCTGGTGTCGACCCGGTCGCGAACAAAGACTGTCCTGATTGCGAGTGCCGATGCGAGCCTTCGCGCACGGCTGCGCGAATGTTTGTCTGGCCTGCGCTGGCAGGTTCTGGAAGCTCCCGGCGGCGCGGAAGCCTGGCTGGCTGCCAAAACGGCGATGCCGCAACTGGATGCGATGGTCATCGATCCGTGGCTGGCCGATCTGGAAGTGAACGAGTTTCTATCGGAGTTTCATCGCGAAAACCCGCTTGTCGACGTGATGATGACCGACGGCACACCATTTCAAGAGGGCACTCGCAGTCCTCACCGCCAGGAGTTACTGTACGCACTGCGGAGCCTGGAGAGTGACACGGCGTCCTGGCAGGCAGCGCCCGAATTGGAGGAAAGAAGTGATTCCATCGCGCAACTCTTTCTTGCCCGTGGACAACAACGCCCTCAAGCGTTCGACTCTGGGCTCAGAAATCCTGTATGTATGTCGGCTTCGGAGAGCCCGTCCAGGCAGAGCAGCAATGACAAATCGACCGATCTGACTCGGCTGGCTCAGTCGCCTCAGCAAGGAGCCGGAATTCCCGTTTCTCTTGCCGGAGGTGGAGTGCCCGCAATGATTGTTGCCCGCCGCGAGGCCCAGACGGAACCTATTCCGGAGCTGATCGGATCCAGCGCGGTCATGCTGGATGTGAGCCGCCGCATCCGTTTGGTTGCCGCCAGGTCGACTCCAGTGTTGATTGAGGGGCCGACCGGGACGGGAAAAGAACTGGTAGCCGAGGCGCTGCACCGCCTTTCGACCCGAAGCCGTAAACCATTTGTTGCCATCAATTGCGCGGCTATTCCCGAGGCACTCCTTGAGGCGGAGCTTTTCGGTCACACTCGGGGTGCATTTACCGGCGCGGTACAGGGGCGAATCGGGAGGATTGAGTCGGCCGACGGCGGAACGCTGTTTCTGGATGAGATCGGTGAGATTCCGCTGGCGCTGCAATCGAAGCTCCTGCGGTTCTTCGAGAGCGGCGAGTTGCAGCGGATTGGGGATAACGAGAGGGTCAAGGTAGATGTGCGAATTGTTGCCGCGACCCACCAGCCTATGGCGGAATTAGCGCAGAAGGGGCTGTTTCGCGCCGACTTGTATTACCGGCTGGCTGTTTTTCTGATTCGGACTCCGGCTCTGTCGGAACACATGGAAGATCTGCCGCAACTCGTGGGTCATTTCCTGGAGAGGATGGGGCGTAAGTCGCCCGTGAAGCGGATCGATCCCGGCGCCATGTCAAAGCTCTCCGGTCACCCATGGCCAGGAAACGTGCGGGAGTTGGAGCATGTGTTGGAGCGAGCCGCGATTCTGGCTGGAGACGAGCCAGTGATTTCTCGGGATGAGATTGATTTTGGCTTGGTCCCGGTGAATTGA
- a CDS encoding response regulator transcription factor — translation MKLLIVEDDQALAMFLRRGMEADGHRVRCAYDGVEALGAFRDELPDLTILDLNLPVLDGEQALAEMRAIDPQLPILILTGRQEVETRIRCLDLGADDLMVKPFSLHELRARCRALVRRKREARLILRAGDLELDRLEHTARRGNQVIALTNKEFALLEHLMLNRGQCVSRVELLDAVWDMEPAQTTNIVDVYINYLRRKLKDPPPGFLLRTVRGQGYVVPTETEMQVSVQALLAAQNSRNALAGTVPIAHPDPLNSSESSPVPIA, via the coding sequence ATGAAGTTGCTGATAGTCGAAGACGACCAGGCGCTGGCGATGTTCTTGAGGCGAGGCATGGAAGCAGACGGTCACCGGGTGCGTTGTGCTTATGACGGCGTCGAGGCTCTGGGGGCATTTCGGGACGAACTCCCGGATTTGACGATTCTGGATTTGAATCTGCCGGTGCTGGACGGGGAGCAGGCGCTTGCCGAAATGCGAGCTATCGACCCTCAGCTGCCGATCTTGATCCTGACCGGCCGGCAGGAAGTGGAAACGCGCATTCGGTGTCTTGATCTGGGCGCAGACGACCTGATGGTGAAGCCGTTCAGCCTGCACGAACTGCGCGCACGGTGCAGGGCACTTGTCCGGCGGAAACGGGAGGCGAGATTGATTCTCCGAGCAGGAGACCTTGAACTAGACCGGCTGGAGCATACAGCAAGGCGGGGGAATCAGGTAATCGCTCTGACCAACAAAGAGTTCGCGCTGCTGGAGCACCTGATGCTGAATCGAGGCCAGTGTGTCTCCCGGGTCGAACTACTGGATGCGGTGTGGGATATGGAGCCGGCCCAGACGACCAACATCGTCGACGTGTACATCAACTACTTGCGCCGCAAGCTGAAAGATCCTCCCCCGGGCTTCCTGTTGCGCACTGTTCGCGGGCAGGGGTATGTGGTGCCAACCGAGACGGAGATGCAGGTTTCGGTGCAGGCTTTGCTTGCAGCCCAAAACAGCCGGAACGCATTGGCGGGCACGGTTCCGATAGCGCATCCTGATCCGCTGAACAGTTCTGAATCCAGTCCGGTCCCGATCGCCTGA
- the lexA gene encoding transcriptional repressor LexA — translation MAVTRRQKEVLDFLESFVNRNGYSPSFEEIARGLDLKSLATVHKHITNLEKKGLLDRVHNRSRSIDVVPVGTRTRTSERLPLMGRIAAGLPVEAAENTESISLHDVVGNKDVFALEVRGDSMRDEHIISGDYVLVERTRTARQGEIVVALVRGSETTLKRFYLEGGQVRLQPANLEMDPIFVPAAQVAIQGRVLGVIRRYR, via the coding sequence ATGGCTGTTACACGCAGACAAAAAGAGGTTCTCGACTTCCTGGAATCGTTCGTCAACCGCAATGGCTACTCGCCTTCCTTTGAAGAGATCGCGCGAGGATTGGATCTGAAGTCGCTTGCCACTGTTCACAAGCACATCACCAACCTCGAAAAGAAGGGGCTGCTGGACCGGGTTCACAATCGGAGCCGTTCCATCGACGTTGTGCCTGTCGGCACGCGCACCCGGACCAGCGAGCGCTTGCCCCTGATGGGTAGAATTGCCGCCGGTCTTCCGGTCGAGGCGGCCGAGAACACCGAGAGCATCTCCTTGCATGATGTGGTGGGAAACAAGGATGTCTTCGCACTTGAGGTGCGGGGTGATTCGATGCGTGACGAGCACATCATCAGCGGCGACTACGTCCTCGTCGAACGCACCCGCACCGCCCGTCAAGGCGAGATTGTGGTCGCCCTGGTGCGCGGGTCGGAAACCACCTTAAAACGCTTTTATCTGGAAGGCGGCCAAGTACGCCTGCAACCGGCGAATCTAGAAATGGACCCCATCTTCGTCCCTGCCGCGCAGGTCGCAATTCAGGGACGAGTCCTTGGAGTCATCCGCCGCTATCGCTGA
- the trxA gene encoding thioredoxin, which translates to MAGNAVFEVSDATFDQEVLQSEQPVLVDFWAVWCGPCKAIAPIVDDLATAYAGKLKVVKVDVDKNGATPSRYGIRGIPALLIFKGGKVADQIVGYVPREVIEEKVNRVLALSPASVN; encoded by the coding sequence ATGGCCGGAAACGCAGTGTTTGAAGTGAGTGATGCAACGTTCGATCAGGAAGTGCTGCAATCGGAGCAGCCTGTCCTGGTAGACTTTTGGGCGGTTTGGTGCGGCCCCTGTAAGGCAATCGCCCCGATCGTTGACGATTTAGCGACGGCGTATGCCGGTAAACTGAAGGTAGTCAAGGTGGATGTCGACAAGAATGGCGCTACGCCTTCGCGTTATGGAATCCGCGGAATTCCGGCATTGCTGATCTTCAAGGGTGGTAAGGTTGCAGATCAGATTGTCGGGTATGTGCCCCGGGAAGTGATCGAAGAAAAGGTCAATCGCGTTCTGGCATTGTCTCCTGCCAGCGTGAATTAA
- the thrB gene encoding homoserine kinase, whose protein sequence is MGLTVDSIRLQLPATSANLGAAFDTAAVALGFHLIVEAEEAERFSISAAGRNADLCSRLEDNLILETYRTLLAREGRDVVPLALRMENQIPLGMGCGSSAAGRLAAIALASHFGGLNWSSERILSEACALEGHPDNAAACWLGGMVVAAYEGGVIHSARVEPPADWRAMVVMPTAPLATSKARAVLPERYSRADAVANIQAAALLGLAFAQGRGDLLRPAMADRIHQPYRSEICPLLPLLLPLAGSEGILGAALSGAGPSVLLVLSGDEWVAGACEAVRDAISGQAEAEILAVRFERRGVTRNLNSINELEPAER, encoded by the coding sequence GTGGGTCTGACAGTGGACTCAATTCGACTTCAATTGCCGGCGACCTCGGCCAATCTGGGAGCAGCCTTTGATACGGCCGCCGTCGCGCTAGGTTTTCATCTGATTGTCGAAGCGGAAGAGGCTGAGCGATTCTCCATTTCTGCGGCGGGCCGGAATGCGGATTTGTGTTCGCGGCTGGAAGACAACCTCATTCTGGAGACATATCGCACTCTGCTGGCGCGGGAAGGGCGGGACGTGGTTCCGCTGGCCCTGCGGATGGAGAATCAGATTCCGTTGGGCATGGGCTGCGGTTCTTCCGCGGCTGGACGGCTGGCGGCGATTGCGCTTGCCTCGCATTTTGGCGGGTTGAACTGGAGCAGCGAGCGGATTCTGTCAGAGGCGTGTGCGCTGGAAGGGCATCCGGACAACGCGGCCGCGTGCTGGCTGGGAGGGATGGTTGTCGCCGCTTATGAAGGTGGGGTGATTCACTCGGCGCGGGTCGAGCCTCCCGCTGATTGGCGAGCGATGGTTGTGATGCCCACGGCGCCGCTGGCCACCAGCAAAGCGCGGGCCGTGCTCCCGGAGAGGTATTCGCGCGCCGATGCGGTCGCAAATATTCAGGCGGCGGCTCTTCTGGGACTCGCCTTTGCGCAGGGACGCGGGGACCTGCTGCGTCCGGCGATGGCCGACCGGATTCACCAGCCATATCGATCGGAGATCTGTCCGCTGCTGCCGCTTCTGCTTCCGCTAGCCGGGAGCGAGGGAATTCTGGGCGCAGCCTTGAGCGGCGCGGGACCATCGGTCTTGCTCGTACTTTCCGGAGACGAATGGGTCGCGGGCGCCTGCGAGGCGGTTCGGGATGCTATTTCCGGACAGGCGGAAGCGGAGATCCTGGCGGTCCGGTTTGAGCGAAGAGGTGTGACAAGAAACTTGAATTCCATCAATGAATTAGAACCGGCGGAAAGATAA
- the thrC gene encoding threonine synthase, with product MNDNLHQLRCFGCGVRIRGDQAGSIFRCKECGDLFEVEYPGWGLVGGTDRPNAGALKWLWRERRASSELLDRSGVWRFRELLPILDSFGNAVTLQEGNTPLYHLPRTAKALGVDQVFAKHQGMNPTGSFKDTGMTAALSVAKERGFEWVACASTGNTSAAMAAYAARAGLKCLVLIPQGKIAWGKLSQAMDYGAVTCQLNTDFDGCVRVLSTIVQQAPIYLLNSVNPYRLEGQKTPALEIAEYFDWSVPEHILVPGGNLANSSALGKGLREMKALGLISRLPKISVIQAEGANPLARSFAANDGKKLEPVAAHTRATAIRIGSPASWRKAAHTIHETGGWCLDVSEGEIAVAKAEIGREGIGSEPASAVTLAGLKKLVAEGKVAPSDTVVLLLTGHTLKDADYTIDFHRGTLLQPEEAEPVLATMEPLRRNAVEVEATPDAVLKALKEIQDRWV from the coding sequence ATGAACGACAATCTGCATCAGTTGCGTTGTTTCGGCTGCGGTGTGCGCATTCGCGGAGATCAGGCTGGTTCGATCTTTCGTTGTAAAGAGTGCGGCGACCTCTTTGAAGTGGAGTATCCGGGCTGGGGCCTGGTGGGCGGCACGGACCGTCCCAATGCCGGGGCCTTGAAGTGGTTGTGGCGCGAACGGCGGGCGTCTTCTGAACTCCTTGACCGCTCTGGTGTCTGGCGTTTTCGCGAATTGCTGCCGATTCTGGATAGCTTCGGAAATGCCGTGACGTTGCAGGAGGGAAACACTCCTCTGTACCACCTGCCGAGGACGGCCAAGGCGCTTGGCGTGGATCAGGTTTTTGCCAAGCATCAGGGCATGAATCCGACCGGCTCGTTCAAAGATACCGGCATGACAGCAGCGTTGAGCGTTGCCAAGGAGCGGGGTTTTGAGTGGGTGGCCTGCGCGTCGACGGGAAACACCTCGGCGGCGATGGCGGCTTACGCGGCTCGGGCAGGACTGAAGTGCCTGGTGCTGATTCCGCAGGGAAAGATTGCGTGGGGAAAGCTGTCGCAGGCGATGGACTATGGCGCCGTGACATGCCAGCTCAACACGGATTTTGACGGCTGCGTACGTGTGCTTTCGACGATTGTGCAGCAGGCGCCGATCTATCTGCTGAACTCGGTCAATCCATATCGGCTCGAAGGGCAGAAGACACCAGCGCTGGAGATTGCGGAGTACTTTGACTGGAGCGTACCGGAGCATATTCTGGTTCCCGGCGGGAATCTCGCAAACAGTTCGGCGCTGGGCAAGGGATTGCGCGAGATGAAGGCTCTGGGGCTGATTTCGCGATTGCCGAAGATCTCGGTGATTCAGGCTGAGGGCGCGAATCCTCTGGCGCGGAGCTTTGCTGCGAACGACGGGAAGAAGCTGGAGCCGGTGGCCGCGCATACGAGGGCTACAGCCATCCGGATCGGGAGTCCGGCTTCGTGGCGGAAGGCGGCGCATACGATTCACGAGACGGGCGGATGGTGCCTGGATGTGAGCGAGGGAGAAATCGCCGTCGCCAAGGCCGAGATTGGCCGCGAGGGAATCGGCAGCGAGCCAGCTTCGGCAGTGACGCTGGCGGGCTTGAAAAAGCTGGTGGCCGAAGGCAAGGTTGCGCCCTCCGATACAGTCGTGCTGCTCCTGACCGGACATACTCTCAAGGATGCCGACTACACGATCGATTTTCACCGTGGAACGCTGCTGCAACCGGAAGAGGCTGAACCCGTGCTTGCAACGATGGAGCCGCTTCGCCGGAATGCTGTCGAAGTTGAGGCCACGCCGGACGCAGTGCTGAAGGCGCTCAAGGAAATTCAGGACAGGTGGGTCTGA